The Herpetosiphonaceae bacterium genome includes a region encoding these proteins:
- a CDS encoding NotI family restriction endonuclease, which yields MPKNPLAEVFGYPVSNMSAEAINHREGRLCPFHVIVALDEQDQIIDFGALEVQAVYISGNVSKAFKEYMKDPAANYAMK from the coding sequence ATGCCGAAAAATCCCCTCGCCGAAGTCTTCGGCTATCCCGTCAGCAACATGTCGGCGGAGGCCATTAATCACCGTGAGGGGCGATTATGTCCATTCCACGTGATCGTCGCGCTCGATGAGCAAGACCAGATCATCGATTTTGGTGCGTTAGAGGTTCAAGCCGTTTATATTTCGGGCAATGTCAGTAAAGCGTTTAAAGAGTATATGAAAGATCCCGCTGCAAATTATGCAATGAAGTGA
- a CDS encoding DNA adenine methylase encodes MWQHSLFDDTDRIINVAAVPQRSPFRYPGGKTWLVPRIRQWLVTLPHRPAEFIEPFAGGAIVSLTVAAESLAQHVRMVELDPFVAAVWETIVHDDGGGEWLANAIMAFDLTSATVKQELAKNDLSGRELAFQTILKNRVNRGGIMARGAGLIKTGEGGRGLHSRWYPETLKRRILDIVKIRERITFLHSDGLTVMRQYAERDDVVFFIDPPYTASTKRAGSRLYTHPNIDHKQLFKIADALAGDFLMTYDDAEEVRVLARAYNFDTQTIAMKNTHHATMSELLIGRNLDWIR; translated from the coding sequence ATGTGGCAGCACTCTTTATTCGATGATACGGATCGGATTATCAACGTCGCAGCCGTCCCGCAACGCAGCCCCTTCAGGTATCCTGGCGGAAAAACCTGGCTAGTGCCGCGCATTCGGCAATGGCTCGTTACGCTCCCGCACCGACCAGCGGAATTTATCGAGCCGTTTGCCGGTGGCGCGATCGTAAGCCTCACCGTTGCGGCTGAGAGCCTTGCTCAACATGTAAGAATGGTCGAGCTTGATCCCTTCGTAGCGGCAGTTTGGGAAACCATCGTACATGATGATGGTGGTGGTGAGTGGCTCGCTAATGCGATTATGGCCTTCGACTTAACCAGCGCTACGGTTAAGCAAGAGCTTGCCAAAAACGATCTCTCTGGCCGAGAGCTGGCCTTTCAGACGATCCTCAAAAATCGGGTCAATCGCGGCGGCATCATGGCTCGCGGAGCGGGGCTGATCAAAACCGGCGAGGGAGGCAGAGGCTTGCACTCACGCTGGTATCCAGAGACGCTCAAGCGCAGAATCCTTGATATTGTCAAGATACGCGAACGCATTACATTCTTGCACAGTGATGGCCTGACCGTTATGCGCCAGTATGCTGAGCGTGATGATGTCGTGTTTTTTATCGACCCACCCTACACCGCCTCGACGAAGCGCGCAGGCAGCCGCCTCTATACCCATCCAAATATCGACCACAAGCAGCTATTCAAGATCGCAGATGCTTTGGCGGGTGACTTCCTGATGACCTATGACGATGCCGAAGAGGTGCGCGTCCTCGCCCGTGCCTACAACTTCGATACGCAGACGATAGCGATGAAAAATACGCATCACGCGACGATGAGCGAGCTGCTGATCGGGCGCAATCTGGACTGGATCAGATAG
- a CDS encoding DUF427 domain-containing protein: MSKAIWNGAVLAEAPRDACQIVEGNLYFPPDAINREYFRESDNHTVCSWKGTASYYDVVVGDQVNKDAAWYYPQTKDAAKHIAGYIAFWRGVQVDL, translated from the coding sequence ATGTCAAAAGCTATCTGGAACGGAGCGGTTCTCGCCGAGGCCCCACGCGATGCCTGTCAGATTGTCGAGGGCAACCTCTACTTTCCGCCCGATGCGATCAACCGCGAGTACTTCCGCGAGAGCGACAATCACACCGTCTGCTCGTGGAAAGGCACCGCCAGCTACTACGACGTTGTGGTCGGCGATCAGGTCAACAAAGACGCCGCCTGGTACTACCCGCAGACCAAAGATGCCGCCAAGCACATCGCCGGATACATCGCCTTCTGGCGCGGTGTTCAGGTCGATCTATGA